In a single window of the Deinococcus aetherius genome:
- a CDS encoding tyrosine-protein kinase domain-containing protein, translating to MTNRPEQELDLSVLWRGLRRRLGWILGTAAVLALAAFLWSRFQPPVYEASASLIAANNQGQEGPFGSAVVKAPPLPEGAVNQALQSPLVIGPLITAVRESRAIPAEERERLVGRLSRELSEQRLRTITLTARLDPGGSGIYTVRARARTAPAAQTLANLTVDALRTWDTDRALQTVRRAQAGFQAQLLRIEQQLRTGDQTPVERQTLISRRATIQDNLAQVSILENSATGVLSLLSAAVEPARPVSPKPLRNAVLAGLLGLLLAAGVVALLTVLDRTVRTEDDLLALNVPTLAVVPRLRKRDIVFNGIVRAARQAGLYEAIGFLRVNLMTTLHNRPHPVVMMTSTAPGEGKSSLTATLADGFASSGQRVLIIDADLRRGTQAAVWQKFDQGGDWQQLVGAGGVRTTREALLQPENVQVLRVEPNVDMLPAGPGLHDSLSVFNQADIRRALDLWRPGYDIVLLDSAPLLALADGLVLGVHADAVLMVTEYGRTNIQAVRSAIRRAERSGLNLLGFVINKSDAREESSYGYSYSYAPRKEGMKV from the coding sequence GTGACCAACCGTCCGGAACAGGAACTCGACCTGAGCGTCCTGTGGCGGGGGCTCAGGCGCCGCCTGGGGTGGATTCTGGGAACCGCCGCCGTGCTGGCCCTCGCCGCCTTCCTGTGGTCGCGCTTCCAGCCTCCTGTCTACGAGGCCAGCGCCAGCCTGATCGCGGCGAACAATCAGGGGCAGGAGGGCCCCTTCGGGAGCGCGGTGGTCAAGGCCCCGCCCCTGCCCGAAGGTGCCGTGAACCAGGCCCTGCAAAGTCCGCTCGTGATTGGTCCCCTGATCACGGCGGTGCGCGAAAGCCGCGCCATCCCGGCAGAGGAGCGCGAGCGCCTGGTGGGCAGGCTCAGCCGTGAGTTGAGTGAACAGAGGTTGCGCACGATTACCCTGACGGCTCGTCTGGACCCGGGGGGAAGCGGTATCTACACGGTGCGGGCCCGTGCCAGAACGGCCCCGGCGGCGCAGACGCTCGCCAACCTGACGGTGGATGCCCTGCGCACCTGGGACACGGACCGCGCGCTGCAAACGGTGCGCCGCGCCCAGGCCGGATTCCAGGCGCAACTTCTGCGCATCGAGCAGCAGCTCCGAACTGGGGACCAGACGCCGGTCGAGCGGCAGACGCTGATCAGCCGTCGCGCCACCATCCAGGACAACCTCGCGCAGGTCAGCATCCTGGAGAACTCGGCGACCGGAGTCCTGAGCCTGCTGTCGGCGGCCGTCGAACCGGCCCGGCCAGTGTCGCCCAAGCCGCTGCGCAACGCGGTGCTCGCGGGCCTGTTGGGGCTGCTTCTCGCCGCCGGGGTGGTGGCGCTGCTCACCGTGCTCGACCGCACCGTCCGCACCGAGGACGACTTACTGGCCCTCAACGTGCCGACCCTGGCCGTCGTTCCTCGCCTGCGCAAGAGGGACATCGTCTTCAACGGCATCGTGCGCGCTGCTCGCCAGGCAGGCTTGTACGAGGCTATCGGCTTCCTGCGCGTAAACCTGATGACTACCCTGCACAACCGCCCCCACCCCGTCGTGATGATGACGAGCACTGCTCCCGGCGAGGGCAAGAGCAGCCTGACTGCCACCCTGGCCGACGGGTTCGCCTCCAGCGGCCAGCGGGTCCTGATCATCGACGCGGACCTGCGCCGGGGCACCCAGGCGGCCGTGTGGCAGAAGTTCGACCAGGGGGGCGACTGGCAGCAACTTGTGGGCGCGGGCGGCGTCCGCACGACCCGCGAGGCCCTGCTGCAACCCGAGAACGTGCAAGTTCTGCGGGTGGAGCCGAACGTGGACATGCTACCCGCCGGGCCGGGCCTGCACGACAGCCTCTCGGTCTTCAATCAGGCCGACATCCGCCGGGCGCTCGACCTGTGGCGGCCGGGGTACGACATCGTCCTGCTCGACAGCGCCCCACTGCTGGCCCTTGCCGACGGGCTGGTGCTGGGAGTTCATGCCGACGCCGTCCTGATGGTCACCGAGTACGGGCGCACCAATATCCAGGCCGTCCGGAGTGCGATCCGACGGGCCGAGCGGTCGGGGCTCAACCTCCTCGGCTTCGTGATCAACAAGTCGGACGCGCGTGAGGAGTCGAGCTACGGGTACTCGTACTCCTACGCGCCGCGCAAGGAAGGGATGAAGGTTTAA
- a CDS encoding glucose-1-phosphate thymidylyltransferase: MKAIIPAAGLGTRLRPLTFTRPKPVLRVAGQPIIRHAIRTLAEAGITEIGVIVSEVTREEIGDALRKVQGVEVTLIDQHQQLGLGHAVKMAREWVGQDDFCVYLGDNLFEFGARPFVDRFRRERPTALIALVEVPDPTAFGVAQLDGERITRLVEKPKNPPSNLAVAGLYCFTPEVFEVLETLPPSARGEYEITDAIQGLIDRGRLVLGQRVEGWWKDTGRPLDLLDANRLLLERIELDVQGTVTDSRLTGRVVIPASARVTRSKIVGPVLLGEGVVVEDAYIGPFTSIGRDSVIRQAEVEHSVIDAEARIECLNTRLQDCLIGVRAQVRGGRKVPSTHKLTLSDASVVELA; encoded by the coding sequence ATGAAGGCGATCATCCCCGCTGCGGGTCTGGGAACCCGTCTCCGTCCCCTGACCTTTACCCGCCCCAAACCCGTGCTGCGCGTCGCGGGCCAGCCCATCATCCGCCACGCCATTCGCACTCTAGCGGAGGCGGGGATCACCGAGATCGGGGTGATCGTCTCGGAGGTGACCCGCGAGGAGATCGGGGACGCCCTGCGCAAGGTGCAGGGGGTGGAGGTCACCCTGATCGACCAGCACCAGCAGCTCGGCCTGGGCCACGCCGTCAAGATGGCGCGCGAGTGGGTGGGCCAGGACGATTTTTGCGTGTACCTGGGCGACAACCTCTTCGAGTTCGGCGCCCGGCCCTTCGTGGACCGCTTTCGCCGGGAGCGGCCCACCGCCCTGATCGCCCTGGTGGAGGTGCCCGACCCCACCGCGTTCGGGGTGGCGCAGCTCGACGGCGAGCGGATCACCCGCCTGGTGGAAAAGCCCAAGAACCCGCCGAGCAACCTCGCGGTGGCGGGGCTGTACTGCTTCACCCCCGAGGTCTTCGAGGTCCTCGAAACCTTGCCTCCCTCGGCGCGCGGCGAGTACGAGATCACGGACGCGATCCAGGGCCTGATCGACCGGGGCCGTCTGGTGCTGGGGCAGCGGGTGGAGGGCTGGTGGAAGGACACGGGCCGACCGCTGGACCTCCTCGACGCCAACCGACTGCTGCTCGAACGAATCGAACTCGACGTGCAGGGCACCGTCACCGACTCGCGCCTGACGGGCCGGGTGGTCATCCCCGCCTCGGCGCGGGTGACGCGCAGCAAGATCGTCGGGCCGGTGCTGCTGGGTGAGGGCGTGGTCGTCGAGGACGCCTACATCGGCCCCTTCACGAGCATCGGGCGCGACAGCGTGATCCGCCAAGCCGAGGTCGAGCACAGCGTCATCGACGCCGAGGCGCGCATCGAGTGCCTGAACACCCGGCTGCAAGACTGCCTGATCGGTGTGCGGGCCCAGGTGCGCGGCGGGCGCAAGGTGCCCAGCACCCACAAGCTCACCCTCTCGGACGCCAGCGTGGTCGAACTGGCGTAA
- a CDS encoding DUF177 domain-containing protein, whose translation MTDTPHIHLGSLLRTSSDAHAAGNLDHLSYEQGGETQTLRFVRPAPYRIDVNPLGGNEMYLQGSFAPTIMMECARCLRDVEVPLDLRLGTLLRYEPSADAPYLEEAETGEEVLVFGDPDLDLSAYLAETALLQAPLTVLHAPDCKGLCQVCGHDLNEGPCEHMAQVPVEEIDDLLGTPEGSAHTTQHPFAALRDLKLPED comes from the coding sequence ATGACCGACACGCCCCATATTCACCTGGGTTCGCTGCTGCGGACGTCCTCGGACGCGCACGCGGCGGGGAACCTCGATCACCTCAGCTACGAGCAGGGCGGCGAAACCCAGACCCTGCGCTTTGTGCGGCCGGCGCCCTACCGGATTGACGTCAATCCCCTTGGCGGAAACGAGATGTACCTTCAGGGCTCCTTCGCCCCCACCATCATGATGGAGTGCGCCCGCTGCCTGCGCGACGTGGAGGTGCCCCTCGACCTGCGGCTGGGCACCCTGCTGCGCTACGAGCCCTCGGCGGACGCGCCGTACCTGGAGGAGGCCGAGACGGGTGAGGAGGTGCTCGTCTTCGGTGACCCCGACCTCGACCTGAGCGCCTACCTGGCCGAGACGGCCCTGCTGCAAGCCCCCCTCACCGTGCTTCACGCCCCCGACTGCAAGGGCCTGTGCCAGGTCTGCGGCCACGACCTCAACGAGGGTCCCTGCGAGCATATGGCCCAGGTGCCCGTCGAGGAGATCGACGACCTGCTGGGCACTCCCGAAGGCTCGGCACACACGACCCAACATCCCTTCGCCGCCCTGCGCGACCTCAAGCTCCCGGAGGACTGA
- a CDS encoding mannose-1-phosphate guanylyltransferase, with amino-acid sequence MTTFVPVILAGGSGERFWPLSRRNRPKQFLALDETGRSLLQATSDRLCRVSGQPESVMVVTGGDYRTQVLEHLPEMPIENLLVEPVARDTAPAVLYAALRLAQEQPDAVMGVFPADHRVTDAGAFDRVMGRAIEVADTTGRLVTIGITPTYPATGYGYIQAGEELLGGELPAYAVSRFTEKPDAETAQAFLADGRYTWNSGMFIWRVGSILAAFEQHQPDMFARLREAVGQGRSLAGVRAVFPTIEKISIDYAILEKSDQVAVIPAEFGWDDLGDWNALERLLKTEDANVAVGRHVGLDTGGAILYTTQGDDLIATIGLEDVVVVRTAEVTLVVRKDRTQDIKKVVQQLKAHPELERFA; translated from the coding sequence ATGACGACGTTCGTCCCGGTGATTCTGGCGGGCGGCAGCGGCGAACGGTTCTGGCCCCTCTCGCGCCGCAACCGTCCCAAACAGTTCCTGGCTCTGGACGAGACGGGGCGCAGCCTGCTTCAGGCGACGAGCGACCGCCTGTGCCGGGTGAGCGGCCAGCCCGAGAGCGTGATGGTCGTGACGGGCGGCGACTACCGCACCCAGGTGCTCGAACATCTGCCCGAGATGCCCATCGAGAACCTGCTCGTGGAGCCGGTGGCGCGGGACACTGCCCCCGCCGTGCTCTACGCCGCGCTACGGCTGGCGCAGGAACAACCCGACGCGGTGATGGGAGTCTTTCCCGCCGACCACCGCGTCACCGACGCCGGGGCCTTCGACCGGGTGATGGGCCGGGCCATCGAGGTCGCCGACACGACCGGGCGGCTCGTCACTATCGGCATCACCCCCACCTACCCCGCCACGGGCTACGGCTACATCCAAGCGGGCGAGGAATTGCTGGGGGGCGAGCTGCCCGCCTACGCGGTGAGCCGTTTCACCGAGAAGCCCGACGCGGAGACGGCCCAGGCGTTTCTCGCCGACGGCCGCTACACTTGGAACAGCGGCATGTTCATCTGGCGAGTGGGCTCAATCCTCGCCGCCTTCGAGCAGCACCAGCCCGATATGTTCGCGCGCCTTAGGGAGGCGGTGGGCCAGGGTCGCTCGCTCGCGGGGGTGCGCGCCGTCTTCCCGACCATAGAGAAGATCAGCATCGACTACGCCATTCTGGAGAAGTCGGATCAGGTCGCCGTGATTCCCGCCGAGTTCGGCTGGGATGACCTGGGCGACTGGAACGCGCTGGAGAGGCTGCTGAAAACCGAGGACGCGAACGTGGCGGTCGGGCGTCACGTGGGCCTGGACACGGGCGGCGCCATCCTCTACACCACCCAGGGGGACGACCTGATCGCCACCATCGGGCTGGAGGACGTGGTGGTCGTGCGCACCGCCGAGGTCACGCTGGTCGTGCGCAAGGACCGCACCCAGGACATTAAAAAGGTCGTGCAGCAGCTCAAGGCGCACCCGGAACTGGAGCGCTTCGCATGA
- a CDS encoding thioredoxin domain-containing protein — MSFAWTLGLPTFEADGMTLLRRVTLILRDGVVEHVFYPVFPPDRNAADVLARLSAHPV; from the coding sequence TTGAGCTTCGCCTGGACCCTCGGGCTCCCCACCTTCGAGGCGGACGGGATGACCCTGCTGCGCCGGGTGACACTGATCCTGCGGGATGGGGTGGTCGAGCACGTCTTCTACCCGGTCTTCCCACCCGACCGAAACGCGGCGGACGTGCTCGCCCGGTTGTCGGCGCACCCCGTTTAA